ACGGGGAATTTATGTTAAAGGATTTTTTATAATAGGGCTTCCCGGTGAAACAGAGCAAAGCGCCGGAAAAACTATTGAATTTGCTGAAAATATGAGAGAGAAAGGGTTGTCTTCCGCAGACTTCTATGCATTAACCCCTTTCCCGGGTTCTGCTATATGGGATAACCCGGAGAAATATGGAATAAAGATTTTAGATAGGAATTACGATAATTATCTCCAAAAAGGGGACCCTGTTATTGAAACTGAATATCTTTCAAATAAAAAAATAAAAAAATTGGTAGATGGAGCCAGGGCGAGATGGAAAAAATAATAATAACCGGAGCAGACGGGTTTATCGGGAAAAAATTAATAGAGTTTCTCAAAGGCAAGTGCGAGGTAATCATCTTTGATAAAACCTACGGAAAAGATATTTTACAAAAAAATCATTTTAAAGGGATTGAGGGAAATTATGTTATACACCTTGCCGGATTAACAAAAAGTGCAAGTGAAAATGAGTTTTTTAAAGTTAATGTGGAAGGCACATTGAATGTCCTTGAATTCTGCAGAAAAAACAAGGCAAAATTTATTTTTCCTTCCAGTGCAGCAGTATATGGAAATGCAAAAAATAAAATATCAGAAAACCAGCCTGCTAATCCGGGTACGTTTTACGGTGTTACTAAATTGATGTGTGAAAATTTATGCAGGTTTTATAATAATAAATACCAGATTCCGACTATAATTCTTAGGATATTTAATGCTTACGGACCCGGTCAAAAACCAGGATTATTAATACCTGACATTATATGCCAGTTGGATAATGATAAAATAGTGCTCGGGAATTCCTTTCCTAAAAGAGATTTTGTTTATGTTGATGATATTGCAGGAGCAATAGTAAAGAGTTTAAATTTAGATGGTTTTGAAATAATAAACATTGGTACCGGGGAATACTACAGTGTTAAAGAGATTGCCGGTATGATTACTGACAGGGATATTGAATATTCGGATAAAAGGGTGATAGAAGATTGTGTTTACGCGGATATTTCAAAGGCAAAAAAAATATTAAACTGGGTTCCTGAAATTTCTCTAAAAGAGGGTATCGGGAGAATTTTAGAATCCCGTACCTCCTCGTGATGTTTTAATTTTGATAATTTCCCCCTTTTTTTGTATAATATAAAAAATATGAAATATATCTTTTTTGGTTTTTTTGTTGCATATAATCCGATATACATATATTATCTTATGTCGCATGGAGCATTAGGTGGTATGACTATCAGGTTGGCGGCGAGCAGTATTTTTTTGCTTTTGATCATTTTCATATCTTTTGTGGTATTAACACTTAAACAAAACGGAAAACTTAAATTTAAGAAATCCACTCTTCTTAGTTTAATGAATGTTTTATTTGTTTTTTTTATTATTGCATTAATAGTCGGTTTTATTAAAGGCAATGGCTTGAAATATTTATTATTAGATACTTTTCCTATTCTTGAGATGTTTATTATATATTACACGATAAGATTATCTCCGATTATTGAAGATAACTATGATTTTGAGAAGATTTTCAAGTGGTTTGGCAAATATTTGTTTTTAATGTCCGTTACCGGTATTGTTAGCTATATTATATTAAGTTTTGTCAAAGTCACTTCTTTTGGTGCTTTGAGGGCTTATGTAGCCGGTGTTACTGTCAATCGTATGATGGATTTTATTATTCCGATGTTCCTACCGATTATATTACTTATGTATAAATATAAGAAAAGAAATTTGTGGTTTATTGCATTAACTATAGCTTGTGCAATCATTACAATGCTTACTTTTTATAGAACAATATATCTTGCTGTTTTATTGGGAGTTTTATACTTGTCATCACGTAATTTAGGAAATATATTCCGTATACTCAAAGTTCTTATAATAATTTCAATAATAACCTTGTTTGTACTAATGGTATTACAAAAAAACAATTATCTTAGATTTGCTAACAAAAACATTTTAGGTCTTGTTAAGAGCAGGATAATTTCCATATATAATCCGGAAAAGGGAATAGATACATCAGCATCTGACCGTTTGAATAGTAACAAGGAAATGCTTTTAAATATTTTTAGTAATTTTCCAAGTATTGCAGGTTTGGGAGGATATTATATAAATGTTGATAATCAAAAAACACCTTATCATTTTACCTCGAATTATTTCTTACAAGTTATTGCTTTGCTTGGGATACCGGCAGGTGTGTTTTTTATAGGGATTTACCTAAAAACTTTTTTCTTATCGCAGAAACTTGCTAAAAATGCCCAGGATTTACCATCAAAAATGTTTTTTAATGGATGTACTTCAATATTAGTTGTTTTATTTATTATTTTGAATATATTCCCATATGTTAACTATTTCCCTCTTTTGTACTTATTTAGCTGTATTTGTGGTATAGTGGATAAGTATAGCATATATTTAAAACAGGAAAAAGAAAAAGCTTTTGCTTATGTAAAAGTAATAGAATCTAAAAATATATGATTTATTTATTTTGGGTATCAATTGTCGTTATTTTTTATACTTATGCAGGATATCCGTTGATAATATATTTATTATCACTTGTTTTTAGTAAATCAACAGAATGTAAGCAATTATATCCTTCCGTATCTATTATAATGGCGGTATATAAAGAGGAGAAATATATTGAAAGTAAATTGCGAACTCTGATGGAACTGGAATATCCTGACGAGAAGATAGAAATACTTATAGGTTCATCGGAAGGTTCTTCTGACAAAACTGACGAAATAATCAGTAATTTCCCGGATAAGAAGAGAACCATTAAACTTGTTAAAGAAGAAAAACGGACAGGTAAGTGCAATATGTTAAATTTGCTTGTTTCGCAGGCAAAAGGAGAAATAATAGTATTTACAGACGCCAGGCAGCGTCTTGAGCACAATGCCCTTTTTGAACTGACAAAATATTTTGGAGACCAGAAAGTAGGTTCGGTAAGCGGTGAATTGATGTATGAAAAAGACGGAATTGAGCAGCCTGAAAGCGGGATGGGACTATACTGGAAGTATGAAAATTTTATTCGGGAAAGTG
This genomic interval from Elusimicrobiota bacterium contains the following:
- a CDS encoding O-antigen ligase family protein, translating into MKYIFFGFFVAYNPIYIYYLMSHGALGGMTIRLAASSIFLLLIIFISFVVLTLKQNGKLKFKKSTLLSLMNVLFVFFIIALIVGFIKGNGLKYLLLDTFPILEMFIIYYTIRLSPIIEDNYDFEKIFKWFGKYLFLMSVTGIVSYIILSFVKVTSFGALRAYVAGVTVNRMMDFIIPMFLPIILLMYKYKKRNLWFIALTIACAIITMLTFYRTIYLAVLLGVLYLSSRNLGNIFRILKVLIIISIITLFVLMVLQKNNYLRFANKNILGLVKSRIISIYNPEKGIDTSASDRLNSNKEMLLNIFSNFPSIAGLGGYYINVDNQKTPYHFTSNYFLQVIALLGIPAGVFFIGIYLKTFFLSQKLAKNAQDLPSKMFFNGCTSILVVLFIILNIFPYVNYFPLLYLFSCICGIVDKYSIYLKQEKEKAFAYVKVIESKNI
- a CDS encoding NAD(P)-dependent oxidoreductase, which codes for MEKIIITGADGFIGKKLIEFLKGKCEVIIFDKTYGKDILQKNHFKGIEGNYVIHLAGLTKSASENEFFKVNVEGTLNVLEFCRKNKAKFIFPSSAAVYGNAKNKISENQPANPGTFYGVTKLMCENLCRFYNNKYQIPTIILRIFNAYGPGQKPGLLIPDIICQLDNDKIVLGNSFPKRDFVYVDDIAGAIVKSLNLDGFEIINIGTGEYYSVKEIAGMITDRDIEYSDKRVIEDCVYADISKAKKILNWVPEISLKEGIGRILESRTSS